The nucleotide sequence GTATGTAACCCAAGACTGCAGAATTGAAAATTTCCCTGACTTCGTAGTTCCCCGAAAGGTTACCCAACCCCATAGCTAATATGACGCCTTTTTGGTAACCCACCCCAAACAAAGCTGAAGCCAGCGTCATTAAACCAAATATCTTTAATACCCAACTCAGAGAGCCAATGCCATCAGCATCTTTCCCCTCTACCGAACCAGCAACATTCTCACTACTACTTTTCACAGCCTCTCCCTAGACATTAATGAAAACATTAATGAAAACATTAATAACTCACACAACAATACTTACCAATCATTAATTGAATCTACCACCACAAACAGCGATTTAATATCAAAATCATGCGTGTATATTGTAATATACCTAGCTCTGTTTTTTGGTGACCATCTACAGCTTGAAACAGGGACGTTGCCGCTAAATCAAAAGCTAAATCAAAAGCTAAATCAAAAGCTAAATCAAAAAATTTAATCAATCTTCATTCGAAGGCTAACAAGTTTTAAGGCAGAAATAAGTTAACAACTCAAATTTTAGGGTTCTGACAAAACTCAATCTATCGAACATTCGTAACGGTTATGAAACAAAAAGCCGCCTTGGTTGGCGGCCTCTTTTATCTTCACAACACTATGTAAAACTGCCCACTGTTTGATTAAAGATCTTCGTATCCATCTCTATCCCGATAAACCGTCTCCCCAATTTCAACGCAGCTTTACCTGTCGAACCGCTCCCCATAAAACAGTCCAGCACCACTTCATTCTCTCGACTGCTCGCTGTAATGATATGTTCAAGCATTGGCGCCGGCTTTTCACATGGATGTTTGCCAGGATAATACTGTACCGCTGCAAATGACCATACATCGGTAAATGGCAGTTCTTTAGTCACCGTGAACGGACGTCTAAGAGCTTGATACTCTGCCTTTAAATCATCGAACTGACGAATTAACGTCTGGTAGTCATGATTTAGCGCAGTAAATTGACCGACTAATTCTTCATGCGAAGCATCAAGCCCATCGCGTTCGTATCGTGCGAACAGCTCCTGCAGTTGTGCGTATTGTTTCGCGGTCGGTAACTTCCATTGTGAGCTGCTGAACCAATGAGATGACATTTGGGTCCCAGTGGCTTTATTGATTTCTCTAGCCGGCACATTCAATCGCGCTTTAGCATCTTTAAAGTAATTGATGAGTGGCGCAAACACCTCGCTTTTTAAGTCCTGGCACTTAAGGTGGTAGTTCGATGCGCCTTTCGCTAATCCCTCAGAGCCATAGTGGCCACACATAATAATGCGCTCAGTCGCCGGAAAAAATGCACGCAGCGTTTCTTTGCATGCTCGATTCCAAGGTCCACTCGGTTTTGTCCACACGATATGACTCAGCACATCAAAGCGCTGCTTGAGTAGCAGCTCCGTTTCTGCCCCAAGGCGAGAACTGCAAAACAAGTACAGCGTGCCCGACGGTTTTAATACCCGCCATAATTCCAATGCCACACAATCAAGCCAGGATAAAAACTCCTCTTGGGTGGCCCATTGATTATCCCACGCATCACGCTTCACTTTGTAATACGGCGGGTCGGTAACAATCAGGTCGATGCTGTTATCTGGTAATGTCTTGAGTGAGGTTAAACAATCACAATTGAGGAGCGTTAGTTTCTTTTGCATTACGGTGTGTTCCAATGTGGACACTCGCGGTGTTCTGTTCAGTAATAAATTTGCATCGCGGACATTTGATCACAATATGCCCGTACTCTAAGTAACACAGTTTTTTATGGCATCGAGCGCAATGTAAAGGTTTCATATTCAAACTTAGTGTACTGTATAAAAAAACAGTATATCAAATAATTAACCTTCACATCTCCTTCTACACAATCCTTAAAAAAACGTATCATTTAAGCTCAATAACTCAGCATCATATTACCCACATCGATGTTGAGATTGGTCCCTTTGTCACTATTTGCTTTGTCCACAGAGACTGGCTTATCGGATTTGATGGTCAAGGCGACTTCTGCTTGGCTTTTAACGGCATGATTCATCAAAGGGGTAATCGGTTGTACTGGCGCAAGCCTGGTTAATTCACCTGAGCCACCAGGTAACGACTCAAACATCTTCTTGGTGTTCATGATCTCGTTGGTCGTTATCCCCATTTCAACGCTTTTATCCTTAAGCTCATTCATCTTTCCCGATATTTCATTTATCTTTTTGAGCGATTCATCTCCCTCATCGCCCCAACCAAAGAAACGCCTTATCGCATTAATGACGTCACCAAGACCGATAAACTTATCAATCAAGTACGTGACAGCAACGACCGCTGCCGCCACCCCTGCAACGATTAGTCCTATGGGATTCGCAAGCATCGCAAAATTGAGTGCAATGAACCCAATCTTCAACAAGGCGATGGTGGCAATGATTTCTTTGAAGTTTTCACTCAAAAACAAAATACCGCCCCCTAACGCTTTGAACACACTAAACACACTGCTTACTGTTTCCCTTAGCTGCACAATGGCTTTATTGCGCCAGTCCATGTTCTTCATTTTCAGTGCAAGATCACCAAAGACCACAGAGAGTTCTTTCATCACCGGCGTTAAACCGCTTACTTTTAGGGAATGTATGATCCGCAGCAGTTTCTTTAAGCCGGTACTGAATTCATCTGCAGCAGCAAGCGAGTCTTTATCAATATGACCACCGCTATCACGCAGTGCTTGCTTTGCCTTGTTCAGTCCATCAGTGCCAGATTTCAGCACAGACAGCATTTTTTCACTGTCACCCCCAAAGAACTCATCCGCCATGAAGTTTTGCTTAGCGACATCCTTCTCTTTTGCTATCTCGCGGATAATGACCTGGTACGCTTCCATCGAGTCTTTGGCGTTCTTCAAATCCTCATAGGCTTTTTTGTTACCGGTATCCTTGAAATAGTCATTCATGGCGCCAGAGCCTAAGCTCTTCATTTCACCCCATCGCAGACTCATCTCTTTGATGGCGGCGTCCATGTCCTCTGCCTCAGCACCTGCCATTTGCGCCTGCAGTCGCAACGCCTGCAACTCTTCAACAGGCATGTTGACATCCTTTGCTGCCTTGGCGAGCTCATTCACTTGCGCTGCCGTATCGGTAATGACAGCACCAAACGCTGCCAATGAGCCAAGCGCACCAACGCCCATCGCGGCGCCACCTTTAACCATGGCCATCGAGGGCATTTTGATGGTTTTATTCATCTTCTGAAACGGTGCCATGATAGATTTAAGCTTGCTGTAACGTCGACTGACACCATCTATTTTCTTTGAGTGATCATCAAAGCTCGCCGTTAATCGTGTCACTTCATCATCGAGCTTACTGGCATCAACATCCGCCTTTTTCATCCCTTTACTGACGAGTTTCAGGCGCTGTGCATACTCATCGCTTTCTTGTGTCAACTTAGCAACGCGCTCCGCCTGCTTCGCCAGCTGATTGGTCAAGGCGTGATTAGGCTTGTTTGCTGCAGCAGCTTCCGTTTTGAGCTTCTTGAGTGCTCTGGATTGTTCTAGTATTTTGGCATTAAGCTGACTGTTAGCACTGCCAGCGGCGTCTGCGCCTGCCTTTAGCCTGGCAAGGCGCTCTGTTTGCTTGGCGACCTCATCATTCAAGGCTTTCTTAGCGTTAACACTGGCTTTCTCTTTCGCTTGCAGTGCGGTTAACTTATCAGTGGCTTCATTAAGACTGAGCGCGTTCTTATCAATCTCTTTACTCATTCGCCGGTGCGCATCAATCAAATGCAAAGCCGCACTGTCATCTGCTTGCGCTTTTTGGATCTTCTCAATCTCCTTGGTGTAACGATTAGACTCAGCCGACATTCCTTTAAGCGGGGCGGTGACTTTATCAATAACCCCCATGACCACAGACAGACTCATTCTCATGGTAAAATACTCCTAAAAAAAAGGGAGCGCCCTTAGCTCTCCCCTTGGTGACGAACTCGCGCCAATTCCCAAAACAACATTAAATCATCAAGACTGAATGTATCCACTTCACTGGGTGGCCAGCCAAACGCCACCGCAAGATCGGCATAAATATATTCAACTCGTTCGAGTTGCCCTATTACCGCCCAGTGTCCACGAAAAAACTGGCGATTTGCACCATGAGCAGTGGAAAGTTATCCACTTCCATGTTCAACAAATCACGCTCATTGAGAATGCTAATTCGTGGCAGTAAAGTACACGCGGTATCAAAATCCATTTCCACAACTTCCGGAAGTTTCAATCCACGCAGATCCCCCGCGTATGGCTTACGCAAATCAACAGACTCAATCATCACACCGTCTTTTTCAAACGGCACCGCCAGCTTCACATTCACTATCTTTGCACTCATTCGCTTCCCTTCAACTCTACTGTCAATTCTTGCACCCGGGTTTTACGCCCACCACGATTTGGATCTATCTCCATCACTAATGTGAACAGTGATAGCGCCACCTTTTTTTCGCCTTGTTGATCCATTAAATCCCCCGCCAAGCGAAATATTTTCACTTTCAGCGGGGCGTTGACGGCAAGCTTGCCTTGGGTAATGTCGTTAACAAGGCCCAGTAAAAAGGTCGGATTAAACAACACTTTCTCCGTGTGCGCGCTATGTGAATACTTAAACACAATGTCACAAAATGCCGTCTGGCCGTTTGAATTCCAGCGCTTAGGCGCACTTAGGCCGCGAAGTACCGCCGCCTTGAAATCATTGTGAACAACATCAAGCGAACCACAGTCCACTTGCCACAAAAAGTGCCACCACACCAAATCCAGCCCTTCAAGACTCTCCTTTGTGGCGAGTAGGTTGACGACTGTCGCCTGGTATTTTTTGATGAGTTCTTTTCGAAACGCATTCTTTTCATCAAAACCGGCAAGCGTGCGAACAAAGTCCAAATCAATGTCCAGCATTCTCTGAACTTCATCCCACGGTTTGCCCTGCAGAGGATCGTGAATGACCTCGCCAGTGACGACCGGCAGCTCGACCTCCTCATGAGGGGGATGTGACGCCTCCTCGAGCGCGGCTTTTGCCTTGGCGCGTGCCAGGCGTTTTTTAAGTAAAGTCAGCATGACCATTCCTTTTATTGAGGGATTAATTCCGTGCCCACAAACATGACATCGAGCTGACCATCTTTGATAGCCAACTCTAAAGGCTCACTCACCCACGCATTCATCAAGGTGTAGCTTTTACCGCTATTGAGATTCAGCGTGAGGTTTTCACCCACAAAGTTGCGTATCGCGTCTTCATCGGTGGTGCCAGCGTGCATGATGGTGACTTTGATACTGGGCGCCATAGCAAATTCTTCCGAAAAACCAAGCACACCAGCATCACCCATCACCGGTGTGCGCGTTACGCCCCCAAAGGACACCGTGCCACCTTCTTTTGTGGGTAGGCGCCCCAATGAACCTGCATCTAAAAAACCACGACTGGTTGCTTTAGTACTCATCGATTACTCCGGTATTATTTTCGAAATTGGATCTTGCCGGCAACGATAATCAAACCGTTGACGAACTGCGGGCTATCTTGATAATTGAGGCGCTGTTTATTGTTGGCATCGAGTTCGGCAATGAGCGTTTTTTTGTACCCCTCAAAATCTTGCACAATGCCAGCGTATTCCAATGCTTTGTACAGTGTCAGCAACTCACTCTTGACCATGCTCGGTGTCACGATAGCCTGACCTTGCGCAAAGCTTGTGCCGTCTTTGGCTAGCTTATGACGACCGTAGCGGCTTAAGATCAATGAACGCTGTTTTTCACGAAAGTACATCGCTGTTGCCGGCGTCATCACATCTAAATAGCTATCATCAGCCACGCCAGCAGCATTCTCGGTGTACGCCGTCACGACGCGCTCAACTTGAACTGAACCCGTGGCTGTCACCGTGTAGGTGCTCATACCTTCATGCAATAGCAAGTTGCGCTCAGACCAATCAAATTCACTGCTCGCCATGGAGTACACCCCATTAATCACGAGTGTTTGCAAAGGGCGACAAGGATCATTTGCGAGTGATTGTGCGATTTGCCCCGCCCACGCGGCGAGCACTTCGGCATCTGTCAGCACGTTATTAGCAGCGTCACCAAGCGCATTAATGGACATAAAGCTAATCAATGGACAGTTAGACTTAGCGCCAAAGGTCACCAGCTCTGCGTGCAATCCTTTTTTGGGGACATAGGCAAGACCTGGGATCATGCTTAACGCGTCATACCGCGCTTCTAAAAACTCACCAAGTTCGCGTATTGAGGTGTCATCATTCAGGGCGCAGATGAGGTGGTGATATTGCGTGTCGCCCAGTGAGGCCAACGCCATCATCAAGTCAGCGTCTGCCACGCTGATGGCGTAGATAGGCAATGTGATTTTCTGCTTATCCAGGTAGTTCATCATCTTGGCAATATCAGAGCCGGCACCAAACTGTGCAATGGCCACCTCTTTGTTCATACAAAGAATAACCTTGTTAGCCGGTGTGACGGGTACGCCATCGACAGGGACCAATGCATTACCGATCACCAATATGGATTGTTGCTGCTCGGCACTGTTTGCCAAGCTGTTATCAATCTCGATATACACGCCAGGCACTCGGGCATTTTTGGGCACTTCACTAAAACTAATGCTCACAACTTCTCTCCTTGCTTTTTCTTATCATTCATTTCAATCACAGAGCCGTCTTGCAACCGGCGCAGCCAGTACACATTGCGTGGCTTACTCTCACCTTTTTGCGCAAGTGCCTCTCGAGTCAGGGGATCGCGAACGAGTAACGTCTCACTAGCAGGTTTGATTTTTATCTGTTGCATTTAACCCTCCACATTCTTAAGTAATTCAGCGCTCATCATGGCCATCAGTTCACGTTCAAGTGAGGGCGTCCAGCCGATAAACGTTCGCTTCGCCATACGGTAGTTATTCTTTTGTCGCCTTCCGCCTTCCCACTGATGGGTTCTTGAGTTGTAAAACCCATTTATGCGAGTGGTAAATGACAGGGTGGCGCCTTCGTTGTGCTCACGGCCAATTTTGGCAGCAAGCCCCGTTAACCCAACTTCAAAGCCGTCATTCGTGGCATAGGTCTGTAGAGAGCGACTTAACCCCATCAACATGTTGCTAGCGCTTTTGGTATTGAATACCTCTTTTTGCGCTAAACGTGAACGAGTCCCGCGTTTGCTCGAGCGAGGTTGATAGGGGGTGCCGTCAATATCACGTTGCTGTCGTATTTGAGCGCGAAAAAATTGCCTAGAGCGATTAGCAAGCGTTCGATTCAGGGCTAATGCTTGCGATGGACTTAGCGCCATCCCTTCAAGCATCGCGGTGAGGTGTTCGGGTGTGGTCAGTTTCATGGGCAGAGCCCCTCATCGATGACGCCAACAAACATCAGCGGCGGGAGCTCTGACTCAATCGCGGCCAGCGTAAAGTCACTCACGCACTCAAAGCATGCATCGCCTTGCTGCCACACACCGGCATCGCTTTCGACTAGCGAGTAGGACTCTTGGATTGAGATCTTAAACTTAATGTCAAAATGGCCGTTATCAAGACGCTGGGTCGCAAACTGAGGCGCATCAAGCCCCTTGTTTGAGCGGTCAACATCGTATTGATTAAGCCAGTTTACCAGGTGCATCATCAGCATTTCAGGCTGCACATTGACGTCACTCAGATTGACGTTAACGGTGTAAACGACCTCAAACCCATCAATAGACACACCTTGTGTACATTCAAGCCGGCCGTCTTCCGCCCACACCTCAAGGTTCTTGGCATCAACAATCGATTGGGTAAATAATTCCGTCAAACTTTGTAATGCTTTCATCTACACCACCTCAAAGGTATAGGTGGCTTTGCCATACAGGAGTAAATCCACCGCTTGGCGATACTGCACCAAACAATTGTCGGCTTTTTGCTGCAGTGCTTCTTGCCTGTCTGCCGCCTCTGCGGTGGCATCAGTACTGAGTTTATTACCCACAATGGCATGGGCAGCAAGTGACAGGACCGCCTGTTTATACAAGGTCGTTCCCGTCTGCGGCTCACCAAACCAGTGAGTTGAGACAACATCCAGCGTGCCATGCTGCGTAACTAATTCGTTTAACTCTGAATTGACGGTGACACGCGCAATGGTTAAGTAATGCAATATACCCATCTCACTCTCATTACTCAGAAAATGGTAAATACCTTGAAACTCAGCAACGTTAATTGATGGGTACTGTGCAGTAGCGGGTAGGTGACTTTCATGCACTTCATTTTTGTCACCCACAAATGACATACGGGTCATAGACAGTCCTTGAAATACAGGCTCACCGCATGACACATGACAAGAAACGCATTTTCTTGTTTGTGCAATCGAGAGCCTGTACGGGGGTTGGTCAGTTAATCGGGTGCGTTACACCCATTTGCCATCAATTAAAATTTTCACGTTATCAAACTCAACGGCTGCCGCTTTGCCCAGCTCCTCGATAACATACGCCATGTTCATGGATTCGAAGTTTTCAACTTGGTCACGCTCATCGTTCTTCTTACCGACAGCGCGACGAATAGAGCCGCTTTGAATGTAAATTGACAAGTTTTTATAGCTGGTGACTAAGATGCCACTCGGCGGGAAACCTGGCACGGATACCGCTGGCAATCCGCCGTAAGTACCAATGACTTGTAACTCTTCGATCTTTGATTTCTCGCTGGGCGTATTGCCTTGCTTTGCGTAAAACTTAGCTTTCTCATTCGCCAACAGATCGGAACCAATAATGGCGATAAGATCGGGTGCATTGATGCAAGGGTCGCTCAGCAACTGCTTGACATTCATAACGGCTAAATCAAGATTAATGAAGTCGCCACCTTCACCAATACGGATCTCACCTAGCACTTTTCCTTCTTTCATCATTGCGCCAGTATTGTGCTCACGCAGTGCCTGGAACCAGCCCTTGCACACGTCTTCACCATTGGGGTTCGTGGTTGCATCCGTGTTGGGCACACAACTCGTGCCGTAAAAACCAATCGTGACTTTGTTTGCATCAATTTGCTCTCGCGTTTGCGTAGCAATGATGGCCGCAAAGTTCTTAAGATGTGCAAACGCATCAAGCTGGCTATAACGAATGTGTGTATCGAAGTTAGTCTGCTCGCACAAATACGGCATGGGCTTCAAATTGTGCACACTTTTTGTTTTACGTATTTTATCTGCAGTGGTATCAGTTCGGCCGGCAATCATCCCTGTCACGCCAAGCCCTAATGCTTCACCTTTTTGATTGAGCACCGGCACGATGTTAATGCGACCTAAGAACCAGTTACTTTCGCGCATCTGAGCAACGATGCGCTGGGTAGCAGTAGGATCGACGCTAAACTTTTCTGTTGCATCAGCGACACCGTACTTTTTAGCGACGGCCTGCACGTACTGATTGAGTTTGACCTTTGTGGCTTCTAACATGATTTATTCACTCTAAAAGAAATATTGTTCAGGATTGAGTCGTTATGGGTGCGACTTACAAGTAGTCATCATCAGCGACACCACCGGCTAAGGTTCGCCCACCTTCATCCGTTTGTTGGCTCAATAACACTTTAAGCTCACTCACTTCAGCGGTTAACAGCTCAACTTTTGCGGTTAACGCTTCATCAACGTCAGTGTTGATTTCACTCTCTTCAAGCTTAGTGAGCTCAATAGCCACCTCATTACGTTGACTAGAGAGCTTTTCGACTGCAGCGGTTAATGTATTGAGCACAGTGCTTATCGTTTCATTTTGCTCTGCATTTTTTGCCAATAACGCTTTGACTTCTTTGTCCACGCTCAACTCCTCTTTATCATCTTGTTCAGAAAATTCTTGTCTCTCGCTAAGGAAACTCACGAGTCGGCTTAGCAATGTTTTGGCTTGGTTTTGGTCGAGTTCTTCGGTGTCAGCGTCTTCAGCAAGCATCATTTTTTTATCAATGGTTGCGCCAGTACACAGCATAATTTTGCCTTTATCAGCAGGCTTTCGAGCAGAGAGGTGCATTGCCGTGGTCCCTAAAGAAGCGGGGCTATCGGTCAACGCCAACCCGGTTAGATAACTTTTGCCGGTATTGAGGTAATTTGGCTCAATCTCACACGAGGTGTGCAGCAATTGGTCGCGTTCTATCGTGGTCAGCAGCTTCGAGTTGGGCTTAAGGACGGCCCACAACTCATTACCACGTTTCTCTACGCTCAACACCGAGCCGCACTTATCACTCCAAGACCAGTGCTCTTCATTGATGCGTGCGTTATAGGTCTTTGGGTTATACAGCTCAGCGATGTCATCGATGACTTGCTGCTCAACATGGCGACCATCAATGGTGGGGCCTGCCGTTAAAATACAAATCGGCTCTGATTGAAACATGCGCTCTTTCTCCTCATTTAGTGCCTCAATTTAACCAACATCGCTTTCCTTTTACAGTGCCAGATATTCTAGATAGCCGTACTAGAACAGGGGGTTACTGAGCCATTTCAATTTATGCCGCACACTGCGCTCATCGATATTGAAAGCACGGCAACAATGAAGAGTAAAACGCCAGCCTTGGTTGAAAAGCCCATCTACACGCAAGCACAAACTCAGGCGCTGGGTTTGTATTTACGTCAGTACGAGACCAAAGAGATAAGCGATGAGTTGAGCGTCAATGCGCGCACCGTTCAGCAGTGGATCTCTCGATTTGGCTGGAAAAAAATGCGTGATGACGCCCCCGTTGAATTGATGCTTCGCCAGCGCATTGCGTACTTATTGTGGATTGACCAAAAGCACGCATCGCAGCTTTCTGAACTTGAGATGCTACTCGAACAGAAGTACAAGCGTGATGAAGCGATTGAGCGTAAAAAGCGAAAAACCCATCACGATGAGGGCAGCGCGCCGACTCGTGGGCGCCCCAGTAACAAAGTTAAAAATGATATCTCAGGCATTACGGCTGAAATGTTGGCTGAATTTCGTGAGAAGACCTTTTTCGGGTACCAAAATGCGATCCATAGTCACAAGTGCAATGACGACATTAACGAGTTTCGTTTTTACCTGAAATCTCGCCAAATAGGCTTAACGTATTATTTTGCCTTTGAGGCATTTGAAGATGCGATTTTAAGCGGCGATAACCAAATATTCTTATCTGCGTCACGCAAACAAAGTGAGATATTCAAAAACTACATACGCCGATTTGCTCTCGAGATTGGTGATGTGGAGCTCAAAGGAAAAGACGAGCTATGGCTCAGTAATGGCGCTTGTCTGAACTTCTTGTCAACCAACGCCCGAACCAGCCAAGGCTTTAATGGTCACCTGTACTTTGATGAAGTGTTTTGGATCCCCAGGTTCCAAGAGTTGGACGATCTTGCCGGTGGCATGTCAATACAGGATAAGTACCGAACGACTTACCTCTCTACACCATCAAGTACAGCCCACGAAGCCTACCCTAAGTGGGCGGGATCTAAAGAGTTAGGCATTGATATCAGCCATAAAGCCCTTAAAAAGGGCGTCATGGGTG is from Shewanella sp. MTB7 and encodes:
- a CDS encoding DNA-methyltransferase, with the translated sequence MQKKLTLLNCDCLTSLKTLPDNSIDLIVTDPPYYKVKRDAWDNQWATQEEFLSWLDCVALELWRVLKPSGTLYLFCSSRLGAETELLLKQRFDVLSHIVWTKPSGPWNRACKETLRAFFPATERIIMCGHYGSEGLAKGASNYHLKCQDLKSEVFAPLINYFKDAKARLNVPAREINKATGTQMSSHWFSSSQWKLPTAKQYAQLQELFARYERDGLDASHEELVGQFTALNHDYQTLIRQFDDLKAEYQALRRPFTVTKELPFTDVWSFAAVQYYPGKHPCEKPAPMLEHIITASSRENEVVLDCFMGSGSTGKAALKLGRRFIGIEMDTKIFNQTVGSFT
- a CDS encoding phage tail assembly protein — protein: MSAKIVNVKLAVPFEKDGVMIESVDLRKPYAGDLRGLKLPEVVEMDFDTACTLLPRISILNERDLLNMEVDNFPLLMVQIASFFVDTGR
- the gpM gene encoding phage terminase small subunit, which translates into the protein MLTLLKKRLARAKAKAALEEASHPPHEEVELPVVTGEVIHDPLQGKPWDEVQRMLDIDLDFVRTLAGFDEKNAFRKELIKKYQATVVNLLATKESLEGLDLVWWHFLWQVDCGSLDVVHNDFKAAVLRGLSAPKRWNSNGQTAFCDIVFKYSHSAHTEKVLFNPTFLLGLVNDITQGKLAVNAPLKVKIFRLAGDLMDQQGEKKVALSLFTLVMEIDPNRGGRKTRVQELTVELKGSE
- a CDS encoding phage tail tube protein; the protein is MSTKATSRGFLDAGSLGRLPTKEGGTVSFGGVTRTPVMGDAGVLGFSEEFAMAPSIKVTIMHAGTTDEDAIRNFVGENLTLNLNSGKSYTLMNAWVSEPLELAIKDGQLDVMFVGTELIPQ
- a CDS encoding phage tail sheath subtilisin-like domain-containing protein, whose protein sequence is MSISFSEVPKNARVPGVYIEIDNSLANSAEQQQSILVIGNALVPVDGVPVTPANKVILCMNKEVAIAQFGAGSDIAKMMNYLDKQKITLPIYAISVADADLMMALASLGDTQYHHLICALNDDTSIRELGEFLEARYDALSMIPGLAYVPKKGLHAELVTFGAKSNCPLISFMSINALGDAANNVLTDAEVLAAWAGQIAQSLANDPCRPLQTLVINGVYSMASSEFDWSERNLLLHEGMSTYTVTATGSVQVERVVTAYTENAAGVADDSYLDVMTPATAMYFREKQRSLILSRYGRHKLAKDGTSFAQGQAIVTPSMVKSELLTLYKALEYAGIVQDFEGYKKTLIAELDANNKQRLNYQDSPQFVNGLIIVAGKIQFRK
- a CDS encoding DUF2635 domain-containing protein, whose protein sequence is MQQIKIKPASETLLVRDPLTREALAQKGESKPRNVYWLRRLQDGSVIEMNDKKKQGEKL
- a CDS encoding phage virion morphogenesis protein, with amino-acid sequence MKLTTPEHLTAMLEGMALSPSQALALNRTLANRSRQFFRAQIRQQRDIDGTPYQPRSSKRGTRSRLAQKEVFNTKSASNMLMGLSRSLQTYATNDGFEVGLTGLAAKIGREHNEGATLSFTTRINGFYNSRTHQWEGGRRQKNNYRMAKRTFIGWTPSLERELMAMMSAELLKNVEG
- a CDS encoding phage tail protein, whose product is MKALQSLTELFTQSIVDAKNLEVWAEDGRLECTQGVSIDGFEVVYTVNVNLSDVNVQPEMLMMHLVNWLNQYDVDRSNKGLDAPQFATQRLDNGHFDIKFKISIQESYSLVESDAGVWQQGDACFECVSDFTLAAIESELPPLMFVGVIDEGLCP
- a CDS encoding head completion/stabilization protein codes for the protein MTRMSFVGDKNEVHESHLPATAQYPSINVAEFQGIYHFLSNESEMGILHYLTIARVTVNSELNELVTQHGTLDVVSTHWFGEPQTGTTLYKQAVLSLAAHAIVGNKLSTDATAEAADRQEALQQKADNCLVQYRQAVDLLLYGKATYTFEVV
- a CDS encoding phage major capsid protein, P2 family, producing MLEATKVKLNQYVQAVAKKYGVADATEKFSVDPTATQRIVAQMRESNWFLGRINIVPVLNQKGEALGLGVTGMIAGRTDTTADKIRKTKSVHNLKPMPYLCEQTNFDTHIRYSQLDAFAHLKNFAAIIATQTREQIDANKVTIGFYGTSCVPNTDATTNPNGEDVCKGWFQALREHNTGAMMKEGKVLGEIRIGEGGDFINLDLAVMNVKQLLSDPCINAPDLIAIIGSDLLANEKAKFYAKQGNTPSEKSKIEELQVIGTYGGLPAVSVPGFPPSGILVTSYKNLSIYIQSGSIRRAVGKKNDERDQVENFESMNMAYVIEELGKAAAVEFDNVKILIDGKWV
- a CDS encoding GPO family capsid scaffolding protein, giving the protein MFQSEPICILTAGPTIDGRHVEQQVIDDIAELYNPKTYNARINEEHWSWSDKCGSVLSVEKRGNELWAVLKPNSKLLTTIERDQLLHTSCEIEPNYLNTGKSYLTGLALTDSPASLGTTAMHLSARKPADKGKIMLCTGATIDKKMMLAEDADTEELDQNQAKTLLSRLVSFLSERQEFSEQDDKEELSVDKEVKALLAKNAEQNETISTVLNTLTAAVEKLSSQRNEVAIELTKLEESEINTDVDEALTAKVELLTAEVSELKVLLSQQTDEGGRTLAGGVADDDYL
- a CDS encoding terminase large subunit domain-containing protein, coding for MPHTALIDIESTATMKSKTPALVEKPIYTQAQTQALGLYLRQYETKEISDELSVNARTVQQWISRFGWKKMRDDAPVELMLRQRIAYLLWIDQKHASQLSELEMLLEQKYKRDEAIERKKRKTHHDEGSAPTRGRPSNKVKNDISGITAEMLAEFREKTFFGYQNAIHSHKCNDDINEFRFYLKSRQIGLTYYFAFEAFEDAILSGDNQIFLSASRKQSEIFKNYIRRFALEIGDVELKGKDELWLSNGACLNFLSTNARTSQGFNGHLYFDEVFWIPRFQELDDLAGGMSIQDKYRTTYLSTPSSTAHEAYPKWAGSKELGIDISHKALKKGVMGEDGIFRQMITVDDAIKGGANFFNMDKLHRKYPIKSIFDNLLRCIFLDDSASFFNINSLLACKTDTSKWKDVNLEAVRPVGDLEVLVGYDPRGGGQGDGSDDAGLVVALKPLKKGGVFRFLERIRLKGSSYEQQAKAIEEIVKKYNVVHLEMDTSGVGSAVAELVRKFYPSLKEVDYSPEVKRMMAYKAREIINAGRLQFDDSWDDVVHSFLMIRQHTTKASNQITMISARTKKGSHADLAWAAMHVLHWEPIDILNNNETTIAFL